A segment of the Nostoc sp. TCL26-01 genome:
AGCAACACGGGAGACGCGGCGATTTGTAGCCATAAAATCTTTACCTCCTCACAAGAGGTTCGACAACAACATAAATTTGAGTTAGAAAGGACAGCACTGCTATGCAGTAGTCAAAATTAAACTAGCTCGTTATAATCGGCTTTTTGTTAATTTTGTCAGATGCTGTGGCCTAATTTTGTGGTGGCTTTACCTGTTTTTAGTCTAGACTGTACTCAATCCCAACATTGCTCGTAATGTAAAAGTGATAAACGCCAGCGCACCAACAAACAAACCCACAAGGGCAATTAAAGTTACTGGGCGCTTTAGAAATGGGAATAGTGGCTCAAAGGTATTCAGGAAAATCCCTAAGACGATAGTAATTAAGTAGCGGGGGTAGCGAAAAACGTTATCCCAAAATCCGTCAAACATTTTAATTAAGACTACCTTATTATATACTTATTGCTTATTTTGACTTGCTTTATCATCCTCATTGTAATATGAGACGCTGGAAAAATACCCAATTAATATATGAAATACCCAGTCTGTAGGTTAGTTGCAAAATTTGCTATTTGCCACAACCCAGATTTAGCAATGCTTTTAATTAGAAACTCAGCTAAAAATTTTTATGGTTATAGCCCAATACGGTTCAGTTAAGAAAATAAATGAATTGCTAGACATAAAACAGATCTATTTTTGGAGGGGGTTTGGGGGACGCAACCGTCCGAAGTTTTGTGGAAGGAAACCTTCCCCACAAACTTCTCCCAATCGGGGGTTTGGGGGAGAATCCCCCAAGTCTTGGTTCTTCTGAGATCGATAAGGTGACAACCTTAACTGAACCGTATTGGGTTATAGCCACTAGACAAGACCCCCGACTTCTGGGAAAAGTCGGAGGTCTAATTTCTCATGAATTATTTATGCAGTTTTAAACAAGCTGAATGTCTAAACTAACTGCAAAATTAGTAGGTTTATTCTCCAGAGTAGCGAATTGAGTACCTTGGAAGAACAAGCCACCAGTTACATCGTTGTAACTGAAATTATTGAGGTCACTAACACCAAATCCGAGTTTAGAGATTTGAATCTTATCACTTTCCGAGCGATTAAAGTCTTTGATGATATCCAAACCTTCCAACCTAGAGTTAATCACAAACTTATCTGCACCAGTACCACCAGTGAGAATATCACTGCCAGCGCCACCGACAAGTATATCATCACCAGTACCACCAGTTAAGTTGTCATTACTAGCGCCACCCCGCAGGATATCAGCATATTGTGAACCTGTGATCTCAAAGCGCTCAATATTGTAGTAGTGTAATACGGAATGAGCCGTCGCACGGCTGAAGACAGCATTTTGTCCATAGGCTCCAACCTCCACACCAGCACCATTATTCCAAGTACTGTAGTCAGCTATTAATGTATCAGTACCAGTACCACCATCAATATAACCCTCTGTATCAACCAATCTGTCATTGCCATCGCCACCTACTAAATAGTCATAGCCTGCGCCACCTGCTAAATAGTCATCACCACCATTACCATACAGGTTGTCTGTGCCAGCGCCACCACGTAGAGCATCAGCATATTGTGTACCCAGAATACTGAATTGCTCAACATTACTGTAAGAAAGTAGGATATTTCCACTAAACCTGTCAAAGATGGCACTTTGTCCAAGATATCCCACATCCACACCAGCATTATTATTGAAGTTGGTATAGTTAGCTTCTAATGTGTCACTACCTGCACCACCATCGACAACACCAGCTATATCAATCAACCTATCATTGCCATCGCCACCAGCTAAGTTGTCATAGCCAGCACCACCATCGAGGGAGTCATCGCCAGTACCTCCGGCCATGACATCATCACCAGCACCACCCAAGAGGATATCATTACCAGATCCACCATTCAGGTAGTCAGCCTCGTTACCACCATCCAGGTAGTCATTGTCTTCACCACCATAAATGATATCGCTACCGTTACCACCGTAGAGAGTATCTTTGGCAGAACCAGAGACAACAACAGTGAGAGAGTCACCGAGAATGGTATCGTTGCCATCACCACCGTCAATATAGTCATCGCCAGCATCACCATATAAGTTGTCATTGCCAAGACTACCGTATATAGTGTCATTGCCAGCACCACCAGCTAGGTTGTCATTGCCAGCGCCACCCCGCAGCACATCATTATATTGTGTACCTGTGACATTGAATTGCTCAATATTGCTGTAATAGAGTATTGGATTACCTGTAAGACGGCTGTAGATAGCATTTTGTCCAAAGGCTCCTACATCTACACCCGCGCCGTTATTGAAGGCGCTATAGTTAGCTACTAGTGTGTCAGTACCTGTACCGCCATCAACAGTACCATCTATATCAACTAAGGTATCATTGCCATCGCCACCAGCTAAATTGTCAGAACCAGCGCCACCACTGAGATAATCATCCCCAGCACCACCAGCTAAATTGTCATTACCACCAGCACCGCGCAGGGTATCAGCATATTGTGTACCGGTGATGTTCAATTGCTCGATATCGTAGTAGGTGAGTAAAACATTTTGATTTGCTTGGCTGCGGATAACATTTTGTCCATTTAAGCCGAGATTCACGCCAGCACCATTATTCAAGGTGCTGTAGTTAGCTACTAATACGTCATAGCCCGCATCACCACTAACCACACCATTTATATCTTCTAAAGTATCATTACCAGTTCCACCAGCTAGATTGTCATAGCCAGCACCACCAATGATGTAGTCATCACCCATGCCACCAGCTAAAGAGTCGTCACCAGCACCACCACGTAAGACATCATTGTATGATGTACCGATAATCGAAAATTTTTCTATATTGCTGTACTGAAGGATTTGATTCCCAGTTTGGCGACTGTAGATGGCACTTTGTCCTAAATATCCCACATCTATACCAGCACCATTATTGAAGGTACTGTAGTCAACTGCTAATGTGTCAGTACCTACACCACCATCAACCACACCCTCTGTATCACTTAAGGTATCATTTCCCTCTAGACCATATAAGTAGTCATTACCTGCGCCACCAAGGAGGTAATCATCACCAGCACCACCGTAAAGAGAGTCATTCCCAGCACCACCGTAAAGAGAGTCATTCCCAGCACCACCATCGATGTAGTCGTTATCATTGCCACCATCGAGATAGTCATTATCTTCACCGCCAAAAATTGCATCGTTGCCGTTACCACCATAGATAGTATCTCTGGCAGAACCAGAAACAGCAGCATTGAAGGCATCACCATAAATTCTGTCGTCGCCATCACCACCTTCAATGTAGTCATTACCAGCTTCACCATAGAGATAATCATTTCCCGCACCACCGTATATGCTGTCATTGCCAGCACCACCAATTAGATTGTCATTATAAGCACCACCCCGCAGCACATCAGCGTATTGTGTGCCGGCAATGTCAAATCGCTCAATATTGCTGTAAGTCAGTAGGGGATTGGGATTACTGGCAAGGCGGCTGTAGATGGCGTTTTGTCCGTTGGCTCCAACATCAATACCAGCACCATTGTTCAAGGAACTGTAGTTGGCGACTAGGGTATCAAAACCATTACCACCATCGACAGTACCATCTATATCTACTAAAGTATCATCACCGTCGTTACCATACAGGTTGTCGTTGCCAGCGCCACCATAGATGATGTCATTACCAGCGCCACCCAGTAAGTTGTCGTTACCAATACCACCATCAATTACGTCGTTCTTGTCTGCACCAGCTAGGTAGTCATTACCACTATTCCCAGAAAGTGTCCAAGATTCACCATTAGTTCCTGCGAAGAAGTCATCGTCAATCTTGCCGTTAAATGTTCCCATATTAGTGTTCCTATAAACCTTGTGTTTTGTGTTCTTGCTGAGTTACACGTGGGACTTTTACGGTTTATGCAGCGAATTGGGAACTAAGGGAAAAAATTTTTGGCGTTTCTCTGTGTCTCTGTGTCTTTGTGGTTAGATATCTGATGGCAACTTTCTTAAACACCCCTAGAGTAACAGCGTTTTTCCTCAGTCTGGATCATCTGAAAACTTCGGTTACAGCTAACCAAGATACAATGGATTCCATCGCCCAGAGAATTCACGTTGATTACGAATTAGCATGACCCACATTAACAAAGCAGTTATCCTCATCACTGGTGCATCTGGTGGGTTTGGACAGGAACTGACCAAGCAATTATTAGCAGCTGGTAGTCGGTTGATTTTGACTGATATCAATGAAGTTGTTTTGCGTCAGCGAGTAGCAGAAATTCAAAGTGAAGTGAAGACTGGTGAGATATTAGCCTGTTTAGCGATCGATATTTCTCATTATCAGGGATGTGAAACTCTCTATCATCAAGTCAAAGCCCTGAATCTACCCATTGATATTTTAATTAATAATGCTGGTATCGGTCTATTCGGTCGCATGGATGAGATTCCCCCGGAAAAATGGGAATATCTCATGCAAATAAATTTACTGACACCCATGCGATTAAGTGCCTTATTTGCTGCCGATATGATTGCTAGACAAAAAGGCCATATTGTGAATATATCTTCCTTAGCGGGGTGGTGTGCGATCGCAGGTATGGCTCATTATTCAGCTAGTAAGTTCGGATTGCGTGGTTTCAGCGAAGGGCTATTCAATGAATTAAAAGACTACAATGTGAAGGTTACAGCTGTTTATCCCTTTTTCAGCCGTACTCCCATTCTTCAGTCAGAACGCTATGGAACCTTGGCTAAAACTTTTCGCGGTTTACCAGAACATTTAGTCACAGATCCCGCAGATGTCATGCGTGCCACAATTCAAGGAATTATTCGCAATCAACTTCATGTATTTCCTGATCCCACAGCTCAAAGACTGCATCTGTTAAAACGATATTTTCCACCGTTAGTGGACTGGATCAATAATAGGTTCGGAGGTAATTAAAGATGGTAACACTGAGTAGCTACAGTACAACTCAAAACATAGTTGATACAACTCATAAACATCTAATTATCGGGGCTGGTTTTGTCGGATTAGGCATGGCACAAGCACTTCATGCTGCTAATATTCCTTACGATCAAGTCGATGCTAGTGATGATATCGGTGGAAATTGGTATCATGGTGTGTATGAAACTGCACATATCATCTCATCACGCAAGATTACCCAATTTACCCATTTCCCCATGCCGGCAAATTATCCCGACTTTCCCAGCGCTCAAAATATGCGGGATTATTTAAACTCTTTTGCCGATCATTTTGATTTGCGTCGGCAGATTCAACTTAATCATAGCGTTAGTTATTTGCGACCAGTCGAAAAAAATCTGTGGGAAGTTACCTTTACTCATGGTGAACAGCGCCTCTATAAAGGTGTGCTGATTTGTAATGGTCATCACTGGTGTAAACGGTTTCCCCAATTTCAGGGAGAATTTAAGGGTGAGATTATCCATACCAAAGATTACAAACACCCTAATCAACTGCGGGGTAAACGAGTTTTAGTCATTGGTGGGGGTAACTCAGCTTGTGATGTAGCCGCAGAAGCGGCGCGTGTAGGTGCTAAGTGTGTGCTGAGTATGCGGGAATCAGTTTGGTTCATCCCGAAAACATTTGCCGGAGTTCCAGTTGCCGATTTAATTAAATGGTGGATGCCAGAATGGTATCAACGTCTCATGACTTACGCCATCATCCGCATGACATTCGGCAAGCATGAAGATTATGGTTTATCTTTGCCCCAGCATCAAGTGTTTGCCAAACACCCTACTCTTAATAGTGAAGTTCCCTACTACATCAAACATGGACGAATTATCCCTAAACCTGCTATTAGTCACTTGGATGGTGAAGAAGTAGAATTTATCGATGGTAGCCGAGAAGCTTTTGATCTGATTGTTTGTGGCACTGGTTACTATGTCACTTATCCATTTCTTGCCCCAGAACTTCAGCGTGTTGAAGGTGCGGTAGTCAAATGTTATGCAGGTGCGTTTTTAGATGATTATAAGGGAATTTATTATATAGGTTGGGGACAAGCCAGAGGTGGAGTAGGCTCACTGATTTCTGCTTATGGTTCACTTTTTGCTCGTTATCTCCAACTCCAAGATGAAATTAATGTACCTCTCGGTCTAGTTTTTAAAGAAATAGGGCAGCGTTTACCAGAAACTCATCTTGGCGATCCTCAGCAAGCATTTAGACAGTTAAAGTTGGTGAAGTTGTTATTTGACCAATTTGCTAAAAAAGCTCATCAAATTGATGCTAAATATCCTGATTTCCAGAATCATCCTCTTTTGTAAAAATAGGCAATAGGGAAATTAAGTAATTACGAATTAATAATTCCCTGCACAAAAATATCTACGCAGGTTTCAATATATTTCTGACAACTATAACTACTTTGCTTCAGCTTGGCGTTGCGGCAAAGCATCCCCGCTAATAACATTCCTGTAAACATATCCACTGCTGGTACTGGATCAAAGTCGTTTCTCACAGTACCTTGTTGCTGATGCGATCGCAAATAATCTACCAGTTTTTCTCCTAAAGGTTGAGCTGCTGCTTCAATAATTTGCTTGGCTGCTTCTGGATGACGTTTGGCTTCTCCAATAAAAGTACGAATCAAATCTTCATGGGCTTCCAACATTGTATTGTAAAGCTGGGCATATCGTGTTAAGTCAATTCTCAAATCCTGCGTCCATGCTTCGGGACTAGCTAAAACTTCTATCTGAAGTACCAAAGCATTTTCAATAACTGTTTTTAACAGTTGCTCTTTATTAGCAAAATGGCGAAATAAAGTTACCTCATTTACACCAGCAACACGTGCTATTTCACGGGTAGTTGCTCCTTGTACACCTAAATTGGCAAATACTTGTGAAGCCGCTTCTATTAATTTTGTCCGGGTAAGGGCAGATGAACGGATAGTTTTAATCATTCTCGCTGGCACGTACTTGCATTATAGGTTTTGAGAAAAACAGGTTTGAAAGTAAGATAAATTATCACAAGACAATATGTAAATGATTTTTAAAAAATCATCAAATTTAAAATGTATCCCTTGCTACGAAAAATTCCATGTTGGGTGATGCTACACCCCAGCTAATACCAATTCACTAAAAATATGATACAGATCCAAACACGGAAAGCCTTGTTTTACAAGGGTTTCTTAATTTTGAATTTTGCGGAAAGTTCTGTAGGCGGGTTTCCCGCCGTAGGAAACTTTTCAAGACGAATTTTGAATTTTGAATTGGTATAACCTCAGCCTAACTCACTCTAGATTTCTCCAGTTTTTTACTCATCTTAGAAACTGGAACTATTACCCCAGTTCGCAACTGATGAGCTTCTTTCTTGATCAGATTAAATCCTAGTCGCAAATAAAATCCCTCAGCATAAAGACTAGCTGTAGTAATTACTTGATCTATCCCTTGCTGACTTGCTTCCTGACAAAAACGCTCTACTAAAGCTCTGCCAATTCCTCTATTTTGATAATGAGGATGGACATATAAAGTGATTAATTCATCAATAATATAACTAGCAAAACCAACAACACGATCGCACTCGATAGCCACCCAGAATGTTTCTGATTTCATTCTCTTGACAATATTAGAACCATCTGGCTTTTCTCGATAATTTCGCCAAGCTAATAGTTCTTGGTGGTTGTAAAAAGTTGTCGGTAAAGCTTTGATGGCTGCAATATGAATTGCACTCATCACCCAAGCATCTGTTTCTTCTGCCCGACGGAGAAATATTTCCTCAGCATTCATACACAAATCACTGGTTGCACAATCTGTCTTCTGATTTCTGGAAAATTTTGACTCGCTGCTTGAACACACTAGCACCTCAACGCAATGTGTTTCTTGAGAGTCTCTCAATAATTCTGCCGCGATCGCTAGTCCAAAATCAATCCCTGCTGAGAGGAATAAACTAAATCGTTACAACTATCACATATCAGCGTGCAGCATAATCCCTCACAAATTAAGGGACTATAAATAACGGTAAACCTATCGGTAATATGTATATTATATTTTAATCACACATAAGTCTATCGATAAACCGTATATTATTAAATAACTAGCAATTAAAGAAATTCACAAAGCAAATTCAGAGCTAATTCAGTTACAGGTTCTGATATTTGTCACATTGCGCTGTGCTGAGTTGAATAGCTGCTCCAAGCTTGTTCAATAGCGTTTTTACTGAACCAGGAACGATGAGAAAATAACCAGGAGTAAATGTGATCAACGCCATACGGATTAACGAAAACTTGACAACCACAGGACAAGTCATACCCAGACAGCTAGAGCAAGCTATTCAAGAAGGGTTTAAATCGGTTTTAAATTTGCGATCGCCTGACGAGTTAGGATTTTCCCTAGATGAGGAGAAAGTGGCACAAGCGTTAGGGTTACATTATATGAACGTGCCACTCAAACTAGAAGCCTTAAACGAAGAACTGATTACGAGTATTTTGGCAACCTTAGAGCATTTGCCTAAACCAGCCGTGATACACTGTGCCGCAGGGATGCGATCGACTGGAATAGCCTTACTGAGTGTCGCCATCAAAGAAGGATTAACACCAGAGCAAACCCTAGCCAAAGCCAGGAGTCTAGGGTTTAGCTTTCTAGAACACTCTGGCATTAATCCGCGACTCAAGCAACTCTTTGTAGACTATGTGAATAAACACACGAATGTAGCGGTATCTTTTTAACCCTAACTACAAATACAGGATGTAAGGGACTTCCCACTAAAAGGCAGGGGAGGCAGGGGAGGAAAAATCCCATGATCATATTTGCTCTCACCCATTGAATATTTTATTTTCTGGAAGTCCCTAAACAGTAGAGACGTAGCAGTGCTACGTCTCTACTACATTGCTACGTCTTTACAAGGATCAGGATATCGGGTGAATATTTCCCAATCCTTAATCCCCAATCCCCAATTCCCAATCTCATCCAAAAATTAAAGTGCCAACTATATTTAATATTTAATTTATACACATATGCCAAATATGATGTTAACATCATCGTCATCAAGCTAAATTATTGAGGATGTCCAGAGAAACAACTTCAATGCTTTTTTGACGAAGATTTGTTAACATTCACAACTTTGAATCATCGCAGTAAAGATTGTTAATACATTGTTAAAAATTTTACGGTAAAAACCTTCACATACCTTTTCAGGTATAGATAGATTTAACGAAAACGTATTAACCTTTACCCTAATCCTTAATTACCAATCAGACTGTTTTTCAGCTTAGTAAAAATAACTCAACATAAGATTTTCAGCTATGCAAATAATGTATTTAGCTCATGTTTGTGGTGGCTAACAATTTGTGATGAGTTGGCAATGGTATGTGTTTTTGCAAGTAGCATAGGTGCAGCCAAACGCAGGTATGGCTCTAACTTGTGCTGTTTAGAGTACCAGTTTGCATTAACTATAGCTATTGATTACCAAGCAGCAAAACATTAACAAACATTGATTGCATCAGTTTGTAACAAACTTATCAAAAAATGCGAAATGCCGCACTTTGATTTGTAGTTCAGAACATCTTGGAAAAAGAGAGCAACTGCAATGGCTTGTGATTATATTGTGTTTATTCATGGTGTGAATACCCGATACGAAGGGGTAAAACCTACCTACGCCAACAAACTTATCGAATTAATTCAGCAGCAATTAGGTAATAGCCACAAAATCAAACCCGTAATTCTTTACTGGGGTAATATTGGTGATAAA
Coding sequences within it:
- a CDS encoding DUF751 family protein → MFDGFWDNVFRYPRYLITIVLGIFLNTFEPLFPFLKRPVTLIALVGLFVGALAFITFTLRAMLGLSTV
- a CDS encoding calcium-binding protein, whose product is MGTFNGKIDDDFFAGTNGESWTLSGNSGNDYLAGADKNDVIDGGIGNDNLLGGAGNDIIYGGAGNDNLYGNDGDDTLVDIDGTVDGGNGFDTLVANYSSLNNGAGIDVGANGQNAIYSRLASNPNPLLTYSNIERFDIAGTQYADVLRGGAYNDNLIGGAGNDSIYGGAGNDYLYGEAGNDYIEGGDGDDRIYGDAFNAAVSGSARDTIYGGNGNDAIFGGEDNDYLDGGNDNDYIDGGAGNDSLYGGAGNDSLYGGAGDDYLLGGAGNDYLYGLEGNDTLSDTEGVVDGGVGTDTLAVDYSTFNNGAGIDVGYLGQSAIYSRQTGNQILQYSNIEKFSIIGTSYNDVLRGGAGDDSLAGGMGDDYIIGGAGYDNLAGGTGNDTLEDINGVVSGDAGYDVLVANYSTLNNGAGVNLGLNGQNVIRSQANQNVLLTYYDIEQLNITGTQYADTLRGAGGNDNLAGGAGDDYLSGGAGSDNLAGGDGNDTLVDIDGTVDGGTGTDTLVANYSAFNNGAGVDVGAFGQNAIYSRLTGNPILYYSNIEQFNVTGTQYNDVLRGGAGNDNLAGGAGNDTIYGSLGNDNLYGDAGDDYIDGGDGNDTILGDSLTVVVSGSAKDTLYGGNGSDIIYGGEDNDYLDGGNEADYLNGGSGNDILLGGAGDDVMAGGTGDDSLDGGAGYDNLAGGDGNDRLIDIAGVVDGGAGSDTLEANYTNFNNNAGVDVGYLGQSAIFDRFSGNILLSYSNVEQFSILGTQYADALRGGAGTDNLYGNGGDDYLAGGAGYDYLVGGDGNDRLVDTEGYIDGGTGTDTLIADYSTWNNGAGVEVGAYGQNAVFSRATAHSVLHYYNIERFEITGSQYADILRGGASNDNLTGGTGDDILVGGAGSDILTGGTGADKFVINSRLEGLDIIKDFNRSESDKIQISKLGFGVSDLNNFSYNDVTGGLFFQGTQFATLENKPTNFAVSLDIQLV
- a CDS encoding SDR family oxidoreductase, with amino-acid sequence MTHINKAVILITGASGGFGQELTKQLLAAGSRLILTDINEVVLRQRVAEIQSEVKTGEILACLAIDISHYQGCETLYHQVKALNLPIDILINNAGIGLFGRMDEIPPEKWEYLMQINLLTPMRLSALFAADMIARQKGHIVNISSLAGWCAIAGMAHYSASKFGLRGFSEGLFNELKDYNVKVTAVYPFFSRTPILQSERYGTLAKTFRGLPEHLVTDPADVMRATIQGIIRNQLHVFPDPTAQRLHLLKRYFPPLVDWINNRFGGN
- a CDS encoding NAD(P)/FAD-dependent oxidoreductase — protein: MVTLSSYSTTQNIVDTTHKHLIIGAGFVGLGMAQALHAANIPYDQVDASDDIGGNWYHGVYETAHIISSRKITQFTHFPMPANYPDFPSAQNMRDYLNSFADHFDLRRQIQLNHSVSYLRPVEKNLWEVTFTHGEQRLYKGVLICNGHHWCKRFPQFQGEFKGEIIHTKDYKHPNQLRGKRVLVIGGGNSACDVAAEAARVGAKCVLSMRESVWFIPKTFAGVPVADLIKWWMPEWYQRLMTYAIIRMTFGKHEDYGLSLPQHQVFAKHPTLNSEVPYYIKHGRIIPKPAISHLDGEEVEFIDGSREAFDLIVCGTGYYVTYPFLAPELQRVEGAVVKCYAGAFLDDYKGIYYIGWGQARGGVGSLISAYGSLFARYLQLQDEINVPLGLVFKEIGQRLPETHLGDPQQAFRQLKLVKLLFDQFAKKAHQIDAKYPDFQNHPLL
- a CDS encoding TetR/AcrR family transcriptional regulator, which encodes MIKTIRSSALTRTKLIEAASQVFANLGVQGATTREIARVAGVNEVTLFRHFANKEQLLKTVIENALVLQIEVLASPEAWTQDLRIDLTRYAQLYNTMLEAHEDLIRTFIGEAKRHPEAAKQIIEAAAQPLGEKLVDYLRSHQQQGTVRNDFDPVPAVDMFTGMLLAGMLCRNAKLKQSSYSCQKYIETCVDIFVQGIINS
- a CDS encoding GNAT family N-acetyltransferase, with the translated sequence MNAEEIFLRRAEETDAWVMSAIHIAAIKALPTTFYNHQELLAWRNYREKPDGSNIVKRMKSETFWVAIECDRVVGFASYIIDELITLYVHPHYQNRGIGRALVERFCQEASQQGIDQVITTASLYAEGFYLRLGFNLIKKEAHQLRTGVIVPVSKMSKKLEKSRVS
- a CDS encoding beta-lactamase hydrolase domain-containing protein produces the protein MINAIRINENLTTTGQVIPRQLEQAIQEGFKSVLNLRSPDELGFSLDEEKVAQALGLHYMNVPLKLEALNEELITSILATLEHLPKPAVIHCAAGMRSTGIALLSVAIKEGLTPEQTLAKARSLGFSFLEHSGINPRLKQLFVDYVNKHTNVAVSF